Sequence from the Zeugodacus cucurbitae isolate PBARC_wt_2022May chromosome 5, idZeuCucr1.2, whole genome shotgun sequence genome:
TTGGTTGGCACAAACTACGctatatgttattgttgttgacaaCATATCGATCTTTGTTCAAAAACTCAATGGCCGAAACCATTTCAAAGGAAGTAAACTCTTTTTATATCCGGTGGAAGTTGTGGATTGCGTTAGAGTACACTATACACTACGGTATTACTATATTTGCTCTAAAATTGCGGGTCAGAACCAgttttttttagcaatatttaacttgtagaaaaataataattaaatatgaaataatagataaaactaatttttaatatattttcattatcgaTATTTACTGTTAGTTGTATAATCCAActacaaaatatattgcaattttgtaattaattttactatttttatagctAAAAACACAAAATCGATTCATAGAAGGGCTTCCTTCCTCTTATATGAGctcttatatatgtaagtatgtatattaaaaaccacaaatatatatcaattttaCACCTGccctatgtagatatgtataaatatttgaataatagaATTATAGAATAGTGATAATAATTCTTATTTCTACACTGGAAGCCATAGTAGTATTGTCAATTAGAATTTTATAGTAACAAAACATGTaagttaattacattaaatgCACAATTATTGGTTACAAATTGGAAAGTACAAGGTAAGATATgcaagtatgtaagtatgtgctaACATAAATCTTTCAGATTTTATGTTGACGTAGGTGTGCACTATTAATCAATATTTGTTGCCAAATGCTTTAaaatgaaacaaacaaaaacaccacTTGTGCAAATATTCTAATTACAaatatgagtgtatgtatgtgcatacatttacatattattGTCAAATTCTTGCGAAATACTGACTTTATCGATGTGCGCACGATAAAAACTTAAACTCACAAGTGATTTTATTGAATGAACATAGCTGCATACTGTGTAATACACAACACATATTTAATGCTATTAGTAACTATTTTCTTTAGTTTGTTTGAACGCACTTTGTGTAGCTTTATTAAACCATACAAACTTACTTTTTACTCTGATTTATAACACTTTTCATGTAACACGGCTACAAGTGCACATCAAAGCAATTTTTGCAGCCAATTTCCCGTATTATGAGTTATGAAACTGCATGCAGGAATAATTGTAAACAATAAACACTCGAACCAGAGCAGAACACTTtgaaatttaatgcattttcaATTCCATTCACTCTAGCACTGACTGAACATAAACGCGAGCGATTTCAGTGCGCTACAAAATGCAGTGCGATTTGCTGGAGAGCTGTGATAGTATGTTCAATTACTTTCTAAACTCTTATCAGTGAAGAAAAAGAGTTGCCATTTCTGGTGCGGAATGAAATTcgcttatttcatatttcaccCTGTACAGTACACTTTAGCACTATTGTTGCGCGTGGCCATCGGTGGGTTAAACCACATGGCTACTTAAACTCAGTGGTGTGTTcagtgcttgtgtgtgtttttctatttcaaacaaaataactACCTGTGTACCTGACTATAATTGAAGTAGTACATAAACAACAGCAGTTATTGAAGAATTCGTATTAAATGGATaaggtatgtaaatattttaaagaaattgatAGATATTTagtatcaaattgtgtgttctcataAATCGCATGAGCGGCTTTCCAAAATATACGCTCAACCTTGCcagatctttcaaaaatatgattgaCAAGTGAACTTGGAATGGTGTTGACCAAATGCTAGAATTTGTTTTTCCTTATAAATTTTTAGTGGATTCTTTTTATGTGAGCGTATTGAAACGCATAAACCAAAATTCGAATTGTTATATTTAACACTTAAaagtttattgaaatataaatgaagATAAATTCCGATGTATTTctagttaaatattatttataattaacaaaatgatGTGGCTATGCTAATTTGTTGGAAtgttatttgtgtatatatggcAACATTCGCAAATGCCACCGACGCTGGAAGCGAGCGACGTTTGCGCATTAATTCCCATCGTGTATTTCCAGCCAACAGTGGAAGTTTTTTTCCATATTGATTAGTTATGTCGCTTTTGTTGTTTACccattaatttttctaaaattgtgttgaaaaatagaaaatatataattaaaaaaaaacacgtgCGAACGTACGAGAACAGTGTAACATACGcggtttttctatattttccaaGCTGACGACGGACTGCACGATTGGTAAGACAGTCGTGAAGCAACCCCAGATGTCCACTGGAGTGGGAGGCGGAGGAAGCAGCATCACTACTGACCACAGCCGATTATATTTCCTCAATTCGCCATCAACACCGCTTTCCGCGCGCGATCCATTTTTTATCAAGCCGGAATACCTCAATTATGAAAATCCCATGCACCACCTCTACCCTAGCAATAGGGGCTTAATCGACTACAACAACTATACAAGCGCTGCAGTAGCAGCGGCCAGTGGTAGCGGTAGCGGTAGTACATCGACAAACGCTGTTGCAGCTGTCGCCGCCcttaatttagaaaataatttccaacaACCTCAATCACAACAATCGTCATCTTCGtcatcacaacaacagcaacaaacacccACATCGACGAGTCAACAACAAACGCAGCAAAGTCAACAGCATCCATTACATCTACACCTCAGCACACCGCCATCAACTCGAGCGCAAAAAGCAGCTCGTCGACGAAGCAACGAATCTGGAGAAGCCCGTCAACGACGACTAGCACGTAACGCCGCCCGAATGCGAGAAAAGCGATCCAAAGAAAGTGAAGAAGAATATCGGATCCGACTGGCGAAAAATGCGGAAGCGAACCGTATACGACGTCAGAATGAAAATGAAGTACAAAGAACCCTAAGACTGATGAAAAATGCCGCCAGGCAACGTCTGCGACGTGCTGGCGAAACGCCGGAGGAACGCAAGAAACGTTTGGCCAAGGCCGCCGAACGTATGCGAATCGCGCGAGCAAATGCGCCAAAAGTGTATAAGCCTCCACTGGAGGATCGCCTTAAGGGTTActaaacatacattatatacatacttgtacGTCAACAGGCAGCATCAAATCTATCTTATAATGGACAAGAAGACGGACGTAAGTATGGTAGTGATGTTATGCACCATGAACCATTCATAAATGacgcaacaaacacaacaataacCGTTAATAAAGCAGTAGCAACACAAAAACTCAGCTGGATAgtaggaaaaaacaaaaaacaaatatattgcgAACAAGAAAGTTTTGAAGAGAAGACGAAAGGATTAAGTCGCACACGTATTGGTATGAGCCCTGTTTACTTGGCTTGACATAGCGCGATCGTATCATCAAAGGATGTAGGAGGCAAATTAAGGTCAACCAATGTATGCCCCTCAACCGTATATTTAATTAAGTTtatgaaataaagtatttttataatgCATGCAttacattaatataaaataaaatgtaataataataataatataacaaaaaattgtagaagcgtacatatgtaaatgtagtcGGTCAcacaacaagcaaacaaacaaacaaacacacaaacatatatacacacacccacacagcaATTAGTTCCAAAAACCACATAAAACACACAAATGGACGCATTATTATAACTACAATGTAGCACCTATAGCGTTATATCTAAATCTCCAAAAAAAGATTATTCTAAGCCCGCTAAAAAGCTCCTTAATTAATAACCCATTTGTGCTGATGCTCTTGACACACACTTCTCTGTAATTCACACATAGTTTTAaaccaacaaaaattaatttctgtaacgagatattttaatattaaaaatgcaatatacatatagtcAAGTTAAACCCTATGTCTCTTTTTCATTCTTAATTAAGTTCTAGTCAAAATTCAAGTTTTATCTCCATTTTTTGATGtaattaaagttaatttttaaattatgtaatatGTACACTATACTGGAATAAAGTTGCATCAATCACATTTTAAAGTACTTTAGGGTTGGAATTCTTTGACAAAAAACGCTTGGACAACCACCCACCCACAAAACAGATTTGTGTGGGAAATTTCGAACTAAACTTTTGTAGTCGGAATTGTGTGATGATCAAATCCTTAATTGGATGTAATCAATGTGCATGTGCTCAATATTAAGTTTGTTTGaaaaggaaagtatttaaaaattttaaacttattgcACAAAtgtgcatttacatatttatatgtatgtatattttaaaattatgtgtgtgtttgcccgAAAATGCAAAGATCTGGTTTATCTTAATTGTTTACAAATTAATGGTGCTGCCAGGTAACTGTAGAACTTTCTTTAAGTTCAATTTATCAATGGACATTGCTGTTAattcagttaaataaataatctgtatgtatgtaatgtgaaatttgtacatacatatatgtatgtatgtagatatgcacATGTGTGTACAACAAAGTTTAAGCAAATTTACTGATCTGCCATGAGCACGcaaaatattcatacatacaaagtGTAACGAAATAATGATGTTCAAAAAACGTTAAAGATTATAAAACGACCTTagcgattttcaaaaattgccaTTTTTCTTAtggaaaaatcgtaaaaaattttgcctatttatgtacatacaaagctatagctacatatatgtaggtgcATATTGGGTGTGCGCATGTATCGCACATATGAAATCGGATTGGTTGATTACGtcgaatatatttaagaaagcgCTACAGCTCGTGGGTACACAAAaaaccacatatgtatgtatctagtaATATCCACATATGCGTgcaatatatgtagatacacacatatgtgtacatactgaCGTGTGTGTATCTATATGTAGACATTCGTAATTCCAGTGAATATGTGACGTTAACTTCACTTTGAATAAAACCCTCAGTAATTCCCTAAACACGAAGCATGCGTCCATTTGCAAAACCGTGTGGTAACACTGCCCTTCCAAACGCTTGAACGAGTTCCCGGTCGAGGGTGTTCGTGTGTCGATGTGTATCTATCCATtggaatatatgtgtgtatatgcttGAATATTTCCAATATAGAACCGTCAAAAATTTCTATTCTGAACCGAAAACAAAAGTATTCAGTACAATTCATTATGCGAGGATCGTCgagatcatttatttcattcaaatttacaaaatgttatTTTCAAACGCCCTTACAAAGTAAACACAATGTAGGATGtagaaaatgtaattatattaaacaaatataattgaatttaaacgataatttgatatatttttaaacatattacaaCTGTCCGATTCCCTTCACCATTTTTAGCTTCTACTTTTCGCTCGAAAAACCgtcactaaaattttaaataaattttctaaattatacacCATTTGACCTTTATTAATGACAAATGCTAAaattacacttttataaaattaagaaaacaacTAGTAAATTTTTCTTGGTGTTCTTCCATTTTCCACAAAGCGGCTCGTTCCAATGCTATTTcgtgtatttacatttttttcgcaAGCCGTTGCTGGTTTTGGCCTCACCGCCTACGGAaattttttggttaaataaaaaattaaggtaaaaaattaaattgctgGTAAATAACCATAAGTAACCGTTTATATAAAACGGAAGTGTTGAAGTTTGTGAAAAGTGACTTAAAATAGACCAATATAATAAAAGTGGGCGCAATAAACACACAAAaagtttgtgaaaataaaaaagtttaatttatttaaaaaaatacgttaaatataagtaaaaaattagaaattagtaATAAGATATagttttgtgaatgaaaatacgATTATGTCGTAAGTGCATTGGTGGGTCCGAGCTGAAATATGTGAAGAGCCTCATAGAAAATCATGTGAAAAATCGATTGGAAAGTTAGACtggaaatgtgtatgaaacAACATCGTTCCAATGTATGGAATATAACGCTGTGAATTGTTTGCTTGAAACTTTTAGTGCAAAATGTCAAAGTTTGACAATCGCCGCCAATAAATGACATCAGTAAGAAAAACttagtaaatatttgcaacaatTGCAAATACGCAAAAgctataaaagaataaaaacaaaaagtgagtGGTGGTGGGCATGAAGGTGCGGAGGTGAGGACCGAAAGCAAATAAATGTGGAAGAGCAAGGTGAAAATTTATACAGACGTTCCCAGTTCCTGAGAGTGACGTTTTCGAAATAATGGAATCAAATCCCAATGGGATAAAAATAGAGCCTACACTTGAACAGCAGCAGCATTCACAGTACGCTACACATCTACTCGCATTGAATGGACACAATGCACGGCTTCTTATTGAGCACCCCTCAACGTTGCTGGTGCCATTGTCacatcagcagcaacagcagcagcagcagcatcaacaacaacaacagcagcaacaacaacaacaacaacagcatcaatTACATCAGCAACATCAGCAGCATCATTTTCAACAGCACGACCAGCAattacaacagcagcaactacAGTTAAGCACATTACCAGGTTATCCACAACCATTATCGCTTAAGCAACAGCCCGCAACAACACCGGTGCCTGGAGGTGTTACCACAACTCACGGTCCCACATCAGTTACATCGTCAACTTCCTCTCGTACGGCAGCACAACGCTGGAACGAAAGTCCTGAAGCCCGCGCCCGTCGTTTGGCACGCAATGCTGAAAGGATGCGTGAAAGGCGTAATC
This genomic interval carries:
- the LOC105211796 gene encoding uncharacterized protein LOC105211796, whose product is MSTGVGGGGSSITTDHSRLYFLNSPSTPLSARDPFFIKPEYLNYENPMHHLYPSNRGLIDYNNYTSAAVAAASGSGSGSTSTNAVAAVAALNLENNFQQPQSQQSSSSSSQQQQQTPTSTSQQQTQQSQQHPLHLHLSTPPSTRAQKAARRRSNESGEARQRRLARNAARMREKRSKESEEEYRIRLAKNAEANRIRRQNENEVQRTLRLMKNAARQRLRRAGETPEERKKRLAKAAERMRIARANAPKVYKPPLEDRLKGY